CGTTTGTGCCGAGCAGATTACCCCACTGCCCTGCCAAGTCCGCGGCGCGCTGCATCCTAAGATagaattcaaattcaaatgtggGCTAAAGAAAGTGCAGCTGTCACCCCTCTGGCCTGCGAAGCCCCAACCGGATCAAAGATGAGCTGTCCTCCTCCCTTGCCCGTGTAAAAATGAGCTGTCCTGGCCGTGCCAGTGTCTCGTCCCCCTGGGGCACCTAATCCTCCTCTCCTGACTCCACACTGACAGTCTGAATAAAGGCATTAAACCCCGCAAAATAATTACCAATTAAAACGGATGGAGAAGTCATCAGGTAGTGACTGGGGGGAGAGCAGGCAGAGGCGGCAGAGAGGGATGGAGCCGTGGTGGGTTTCTTTCCTCCCTGCCAAGAACAACCTGTATTTTCTCCTTTATGGGTTATGGTTTTGCAGTTCTGGATGAGTGAGTGACCTTACAGAGTGGTATCAGACCAGGAACAGACTTCTAAAAGCTTCTAGGATGTCGAAGAAAGTTTGTGTGAGGCATCCCAACTGTATGCAAGCCAGAAATCAGTGCAGAAGTTTTATAAGCTCCTGGAATTAATTAAGAGTAGTTGTTTTATCTAGTGCTGTGGGTTGCAGCTGCTGCATAGACCTGAGATATTGTGAAAGTACAGAGATCACTgggcatttgtttgtgtgttttagcatATGGATATGGATGTGGCATGTCTGCAGGTACACGAGAGTGCATTTCAAGGTGTCGGTATTTTTGGGTGTGAGGGCAAACCACACCTGGATGTGCAAAATTAACCttcaatgtttgtgtgtttactggcCACTGTGCTGTaaatgagcgtgtgtgtgcatgtgtgtttgtacctgtagAAGAGTGTTATGGGGGTGTTTGCAGACTAGCGTGCCATGAGGCCCGGGGCACTAATCCACCAGCGCCACACTGCCGAATCCAGGTAAAGTGATCCTAAAGCCTTCTtacccctctccctcctctgttctccctgCTCCCCTTTGAGCTCTGTCTATTAGCAGTGGCGGAGATCAGACTAGTGAATATCCACTCAAAAGACCAGTCTGGACCAGGACCCACATTTTGACAACTTAATCTCCTCTTTGACGGCAGGCAGAAAAGGAGGGAATTGCCATGTGACAAAAGGGTTCTGACCTGACCATATTCTTTTGAAATTCCTTCCTCTGGTATGAGAGTCAACCTGTATGCCTGTCCTCTAGCATaaacatgagacacaaacaaaaaactaataCTCTTCTATTTGTGAGTGCTCACTTGTTGTAGTAGTATCATTTCTATACAATCAATGGCTGAAACttacttttaaaaacatattttactctTGACTATGTGAATCTCTTCACGGGAGGACAGATAGGGACACAGCATGGAATTCTAGCCTGAGTCACACAGCCAATAAAGTGCACACTATAAATCAAATTTATATTCAGATGCATGTTTATCACCCTGTGTTTCATAACACTGATTGAGCAAGGTGGCTCATTCCAGCGCTTCAACAAAACTGCTCCTCAGTCTAAAACCCTCTGTAGTATTCCACTGATGTTGATCACTTTTGACCTGAGGGATGGTTTGCATTGCTGATATGACTTGTCTTTTGGTTTCTGTATCTGTGCCAGAATCACCCTGGGCTAAGTACACTGGGCGTGTACACCGCTGTGGACGTTGCAGTGTGTTTGATGCACACATGTGTACGTGGAAGTGtgtgagaaggagaagagaaagaattttttttgactattcTTTGGAACCCGTAATTAGACCTCAACTTAGACTCCTAGCCAAACACATATTTGCCGTatgcatacatactgtacagggAAAACATGTACACTACAGTTTAAAAGATGATCCCTTGtgggtgttttcatctttcttttacTCTCCCGTCATTAAGCCCAGGATCAATTTAAATCTGCACTTATTTTTTCATCTCAGTATCCCACAATTATCATGTTATGGTCAAATTATTATCTTGATTTACAAAACTGAGCTTTGCTGTTGAGGGGCCAAGACAGCTCAAAGGTgcagcttttatttcatttattgtgAAGTGCCGCCTCAAGCATTTTATGGCTAAAACCTTGATCCCCTGAGATGACAAATCTGCTGTATCCAGACCTCATCTTCAATCCCTTTCCAAACTTCAGTCAAAGAGTGTATGATTCTGATCGTAAGGAAAATCAGTTGCAGCCGTCACTTAACTAAGACAGTTCTTTGGGGTTATGCTATCTGTCATTACAGCCTGACTCCTTAACAATTTAATCAAAATATACATGTAAAACACACCCGTTCTTTGCACCACCCAAGCAACACGGTGCATATTTTGTGGTTTCTCTGGTGTGCTGTGAAGTGGATCGGCAGCCTCTCTTCCTCACCTAAATGAAttgcaactatttttttttttgcaattaaaAATAACTTCTGTAGATGCTCTTGAATTAACATCATGGCAGGAGTTGTTGTATGCAGTTACCCTCTGTCTGTGATAACAGTTTGAAAAACAGGCCTGTGCGTCCTTGCCAGACAAACTGGTGGAGCAGCTTTCATGCCACTGGCAAGCTGACATGCGAATGGACTTACATACTGTaatatgctgtaaaaaaaaagagagagagagagagagctatgTCTATATAATGTCATGATCTCTACAAACAACTTTCTTTTAGATGAGAGGAAGAATTTGGAAATGTTTATCACTGTTAATCTATAACTGACTAGACACACTCACTTGGAAGCAagaagtcaggatcagctgtatTTTCCATTAAAGCTCTTACAAAAGCAAAGTATTGATGCGACGATGAATCAAACTACGTGCCCTCGTGTACCAAAAGAAAGTATGAAATGATGTCTTAGATTCAGCAtactgaaaaaagagaaaaagaaaaaagagagaaaaagatcaTTGCACATTGGTGTTcttgctaaaaagaaaaaaaaaaaacaaactaaaatgtgtttaactGAAAACTGGCAATGTTGTCCATAAACTAAGCTGCTGCTGAATCTTTTCAGCAAAGCTTGTGAAAAGCTTTGCTTTCGACTTTTAGTGTGTAGACATGGCAAACTCACAACAGCATTAGCATGACAGAATTTGAGTTAGTCATCAGCATGTGACTGTTTCAAACATAAGCTGAGGCCACTTTCCATTTCTGTCACCCATTAAATTTTAAGATAAAGGACTCCAAAATCAAATATGCTACTTAAGCAAACACATCATTCAGTGTGCATGAAAGTGACTTTGATAGAAAGATGAAAAACTCTGTGACATGCTCAGGTCGAAGGACAATTTGATAATTTAGGGAGGTCAAGGATTTCTCTTTTCATAAAGAGAAAGAGTTCCATATAAAGAAAGAGGAGGCCTTCGGGCCTTGTCAACCATCATTATTAGAAAGCCCACTTCGGGTCTTAATGCATTTCTAGTCATTAGCCAGGGCACAATATGTCACAATCCTCTTCAAAAGAGTACATACACATTGTTCAAATAATTACCCTGTGAAGGACAAACAACTAACATGTAAAAAGGCATCATTATTCAGGCGCAATCACTGGCGGGGACTTTCAGGCCTTCTTCTTTGCCATTGTCATAGAAGGCCATCTGATGTCAGAGTGCCTCTCTGCAGAAGTAAGaattaaagacagagagatttgCCAAACAGCAGCATGAGAGTGCCTGTGTGGACGCTTTAATCAGATCTGCTGCAGCACTGATCATCAGTTAAAGACACTCCGCTGTAAGAATTGCAGTCTCTGGTCTAATGAAATTGTTTCAAACAGGGCGTGTTAATGTAAACTTACACAAAACAATGTAACTGTCAGTACTCAGGAAATTTGACACCCTTTGAAAAACACCATCCCCCTGCTTGTCAATCAAACGGTTGTAGATATGAAATTTGTCCCATTtactcaggtttttttttaattaatatgcATAGTTAATGAgcagttttctgtcagttggGAGTAAAATGGCAGCTTGCTGAAATAACCAAAATCACCATGCATGGATGACTGACATATTGTTTTGTGTATTATCACCACTCTCACTCTCAAAGTTCTATCCATCCATAGAGGATATATACTGGTGACCTACCCCACCAGGCAGTGGGACTAGTAAGGCCTCAGAGAGGACTTGTCAAGATCACAGACCAAGTCCAGCTGCCTGACTTGACATGACGTAACCTTCCCAGACCCAGTGGCtggtgtacagtacagtatttatGTCATGTACGGTACTCAAGGATTTCTACAGCCTCGTGTGCATGATTTAACTCCCCCAAGCAGTGTGTATCTGCAAAAAGTGgtacaattaaaaaacaaatgaataaccAAAATCCCCATGCATGGCATGTTATTTTTACACCTCATTTCtttatggattaaacaaagatAAACCTTGTTAATTATTAAGTTTTTGAGATGGTAGTAGCCCAAGTAGCACTTACcctttgttttcagttcttctgttaaactaaactaactggctgctggcacTGGCCTCATattggtattgatcttctcatctaattcatctaacttctcatctaactcttggcaagaaagcaaataaatgtaatgtccTTTACTAGTCCTTTAATGAGACACTGAAGTATTGTTGAGTTGTTTACAAAGacccacattttctttttttttttgtacaaccCCATCTGACTGATTCAGGCATGTAAGctacagaagtgtgtgtgcaagaggGGAAATGTCAAagcttaaaaaatgtttaatttgatatgatattattaaatattcaaTATGATAATGTTTTATCTCCAGGAAGAATTTTCTCCAGCATCGATTACACCATGaatattaattaattagatACTTCTACTTGTGATATGTTGCCTAACATAAAACCTGTGGTGCTGAGGTTGCAGGATGGCTTTGGTCAATATGCTGATGCCACGTCAAGCCTCCAAAAACTGGCTGTGCATGCAGAAACGAGCCCCAAAACTGTCTTAATATTAATTAATCTGAGTTTTAAAAATTGCACTGGGTCTTAAGTGATATCCAGCATGAGaatataataataacagcaTTAGAGCCAGGGTGGCTATGCAGATGTAAAGTTTAATACCCACATTCTGTCTGccaaaacaggaaaagcaagGGTAGAAAAGGACACATTTTTGGCAGCCCTTCATCAAAAGCATAAAGCACTAGCCACAAGGGGAGAAGTAAACAGATTAGAAAAGCTATTGACATTTCCCCGTAGCAAGGAAGGGGTGTCGAATGGCAGCAAGGATGATAAGGTGTACAGGCATTCAGTCCCCCCTCTCATGTTTTATGTATCTGTGATCACAACTGATCGTGAGAGAAATTAATCAATAACAATGCCGCTGGGATGTGTGGATGACACATGCCACTGCCCACCCCCACTCGCCACCTTGTGCCGccgtctccccctcctcctcctcctccgcctcccccTCCTTCAACACCCTTTGCCACACTCCTCCAttctccaccctcctctctttctcctcacccCATCCATTTTGATTCGGGGGCCTGTTGTTCGCCCACGTCTAGGTGAGGGATTTTTACATCCCCGGCGTGCTTGGAGGAACTCCATATGGCCGGGATCAAAGGTGTTGCTGGGTGCATGGTTCTGCTTGGTTGCCAGCCACCGCCGTTAATTAGAAAACAAGATCAGAGGCGGTATTAAAATCCAATTAAGCCCGTATGAACAGATTGCCAAGTGATGTTCACTAATGCATTACTGAGCACCATGCAAATTTTAGTGGCAGCATTTGGCTTtatgttatgtgtttgtgtcattaagagagtgtgtgtgtgtgtgtgtgtgtatttgggtgtgtatctgtgtgtgtgtgtgtgtgtgtgtgtgtgtgtgtgtgtgtgtgtgtgtgtgtgtgtgtgtgtaggagtgtgtcTATGCACGTGTCACTGGCTGGCTATCCAAGGCTCTGTGACATTGCCTGATCTTTTCCTTGATACAGAACTCTAATCTCATATAAACAATCAGCTAAAGCtctgcacaacaacaaacacctaTCCACACAATAGGATTGCGTGATATTGCTTCTTACAATTAAAGCATAATTGAGAATGCTGAATTATTGATCCATCATAATTGAGTTCTCTTCATTTGATTTGTATGAGAAACTAATACGATGAACAGAAAACCCAGCAAATTTGGATAAATTGCCACAGAGCATTCGGGTCTGATTCAGAAATCTATAGCCTTTCTGTTTGGTCTCACTGGCCACTCAAAGACATAAATTACAAGAGGGACAGGAGCTTTCCATTTAgatcattttaaaatcttaGATAGCTGTCAGCAGATAAAATTAAACCATGTTAAGGAATTGGATGAGGCACATTAAAATGCGTACATAAAATCATTTTGCACAATAAGTGCCAATTTAGTCCATGAGTTTCATTCgccacagcagacagacagggcatCTGTACCAAAGACTGACAAGTGGATGCAGCTGGTGGCCTATGGCCCGAAGCATCCACATTATCACAGACGAGGGCTGTTAATGTTGAGCTGAATGGAGCCCCTTTTGAGATACAAAATAGCATTCTGATTAGAAAGCCAGGAAATACACATCTGAAGTGCCGGAAATTGTCACAATGCAGAACCTCGGCACATTTGGCACAGTCTCAAGCTGGGTATAGAGGAGTAAGATCTTAATGAAGGGATGTGCCACTATCAAACGCATTTCGATTTCTCATATAGTTGTGCaggttatttgtttttcaggacaTGTTCTTTAGGTTATGGGTTGGGTCAATGTTTTCTTCTTACATTACGAGACACTGCTGTACTgtaattttagttttttatgGAGATGACTTCATTATATGTGTTTGTAGTTAAAATGTCTCCGACATCTAGTGTTTACTCTTCTACAGTAGCCACATGATAGGCCTGTTGACCTTTTGGCTGTACATTAGATCTTTCCCTTGGTTTAACCTCTCAAAATgttactgtgatttttttttttaaacaaattaaaacataaactAAAACAGTTCGACTGAAGATGTACTAAAATGATGTGCTCCAACCATATTATAGTCTGGGCAGGTCAATGTGCAAAACAATTAACACTGGGCAAACTCCCTGTTGAAGCTTCTGCTTGGGGGATGCACCTACATTAGCCTTAATTTGCCAGCAGCTGTGCCTTGTTAACACATCATGTTCTTATTGGTCAGGGCAGGTCACAGTCACGTGTATAAAACTTTGACCCGGCAAAAGAAACACTAGAGCTGCTTGTTCAACATGATGGCTGCGTGGGCTTCCTCAGGGTAAGCAGCTGCTTGGTTGTAATGTTTTGACTGGTTTCTGATGAGTAGTTGTTGTTATGCTTTGTCTCTTTTCAACAGGGCTTTGCTCCTTGTTTTGCTGACTGGTGCAAGTTACAGCTACCCTGCGAAGAAAGGTAAAATACAAGTTTACCAAACTTTGAAGTTGTTTGTGAGTTTAAGTCACTATTAACTTACCTCTTTCTACTCTGTAGGTTTTGATCCTAGCTCCTCCTCTGGTAGCAGTTATGGTGCAAACCCAGCTTCAGCTGGCTCTAGCTATGAAGTTCCTTCCTCTGGATTTGCAGTTTCTGGTTCTGGGGCTGTCTCTGGAACGGCCCTGAGACCAGTTAGGTCTGGGGCCTCTCAACCCAGTGCTCGGAGAGGACCGGCAGCAGCTTCTTACAGTGCTCACTCTGTGGGCTCAGCACAGCCAAGTTCTTTTCAACCTGCATCTACACGAGGTAAGAGGTGCTAATATGACTTGTAAAAACTAGTTTCACTTGAGTTTTCAGAGCCTCTTAAATGTCTGGCCTGCTCTGGGtggtatatatatttttaaatatatatataaactgcTTAAATGCCTTTTAACATCTGCTCCTAGACATTGACTGGCTAGTTGCACCTCCCGGTCCTTTTTCTGGTGAGGGAACATCCCCAAGACCTAGTGCTCGCCGGATTGACTCCAGTAACCCTGCCCCTGAACTACTTGGCCCCAGCAATGTGAGTCCACCTATCTTTTCTCCAGAGTACCAGGCCGGTGAACTGTTACATGAGGAGAACAGCTTTGAGTTTGGCTACTATGACTCTGAGACGGAAGACCAAGGCTTCCAGCCATCACCTCCAGGTGTCCATGCTGTGAATGCAGAGTTTAGCAGTGAACTTGCACCATCAAGCCCAGGAAGTGCTTCGATTCCATATCCTGGTCCTTATCCTTATCCTTATCCTTACCCTTACCCTTACCCTTATGACTACATGTTCCTGACTGGCCAGTATCCTCCAGGAACAGTAACTCACTTGAGCAGCAGCTTTGAGCAGGGGGGGGACTACTGGCAAGACACTCACTACATAAGGGATTACTTTCCGGCCTACCCCGACACTCAGGTGGTTGAGAACTTCCCCACTGAATTTGCAGCCCCACCAAGTGTTAAGCAGGCCAGCCAACCAGTTAAGCGGCCCAGCCAACCTGTGAAGCAGTCTTCTAGAGCACCTGGTCTACCAGGTGGATACAGCATGCGCAAGGTATTGTTGGCAACAGTTGAAACACTTTAAGATTAAGATTGTTTCTAATTTATAATGtgctgtttcttctctttcaggcCTGATATAAAGGTGTGAATCCTTCAAACCTAGttttctgaataaaataaagatcTTGAAAATCACTTGCCTAGCTTTCCTGTCCTCTGGCAAATGACTGAACCAAACTGGTCCAGTTTAGCCATATCTATGGAACAGTCATGTCGAACTAAAGTTTTCCTCCATCCCTGCTGTTTATGGTGATCTTGGAGGCATTAGTTGATAGTTTCACTAATTGCTcaaaggtgtgtttttttttttttttttttttggcctccccccccccccccccccaacctaaaatatacatttaaactTAAACCTGTAATGCAAACAAATACTTTAAAATCACAGATGCTCTGCTTTGTCAAATGGATGTGTCTAACACTACTGGCTGCATTCCATTAAGGAGTGCAAGCTGAAGAGCTCTGGCATTGTATACTGGCAACAAATATCATTAGTTATACCAGTGCTGCTCCCACAATGACAAATCAAAATCTCAGTCCACAGTTCAATTGTACATAACAGAGCCTTTAAAATTTAATGTGCATAAAATTACCTACAGTAGGTGTTCAGAGTAATGGTCTTATGAAATCAACTCAACCACTTGGTTCTTTCACTGCTCTTTACCAGCTGTGATGCATTGCTGATCTATAATGTGTATTACCAAATCAGGATGTGGGAGCAATGCACTTCAGGTTTTCAAATCCAACTACCTCAACTCCAGCATTAGAAAGACGTGTGCCATTATTCATCTACTGATGCAATTCATACATTAAATAGAAGCCATACGTTCTCGAAAAACATCTGGGGAGTCGAGGGGTGGGAGCTGTTAAAAGGAGTCTGACTTTTTACCATGCCGTGAATAAAGAGGCATTCATAAACAAATCCCATCATTTTGGGCAGCCGTGATCTATAGTTTGGTTTGAGCTGTGGCTCAAACAAGGGTGAATCAATACCCAATCTGTTACAGTGACATTGCCTGATGTCATTAATGGACAGTGGGCATCCTAATTCATATAACAAATCACCTCAGAAAGACTCTCCATTGATCTTTAATTAGAAGCAGCTGTTAATCACCTTTATGACTCTCCTCAGTGGCACCATAATGGTTTCTGCAGCGAAgccacagcagcatcagcagggtGTGTTTACTATCTGTGCTTATGTACAAAGCACCACACTGTTAATGGATCTACTTAGATTTTCAGAATATTTTGACTATTTTATAATTACAATTTTTATTCAATTCAAGCCCAAGAGAACAAGAGAAATGCAGCCTTCATCTCCAACTCTGCCTCTGTAACAACCTAAAATCCTCTTTTTCTAATGGTCTTTTCAGGCATAGGGACAAACAATGACCCACAGGAGAGAAATGGCAATTACCTCTAGTAAGGTGCCCACTTCACACACCTGTCACAACACAGATGAACCCATCATAAAAGACCAGTGGAGAGGGACAAAGACGAGGGAGTTCTCCCTCGGTGACCCTTCAGCTTTCATAGCCTCCCCTCTTTTTCAGCTCAACTATTAAGACATAAAGGGGGTCAGTCCCCAGACAGGCAGCTCCATCCTTTATCCTTCCCTCATGCTCTCATCTCTGACATCTCCTGCTGGGCTCTCTTACTGGTGGCCACTGAGCATCTGCATCAAGATTATAATCGTATCCTGGTTTTTGTTCTAAGTAAATGATTCCTCCCCAGTTTTAGATTTTGTCAGTTACCATTTGCTTTGTGACTTTTCTCAGTGGaagtttagtttagttagttCTGAAATCATACAAAGAGAAGTTTGAGATATAGCATTTTATACACAGTGCAATTCGTTAAATCATTTGAGTGATTTGCTGCAGTGCTCCAAAACATATTGCATGAAGCACagcaaaaaaattaatatacaTATTGCCATATGTTGCGATTTGGCATCTGGCATCCTCCTGTGTAAGTTGATGTGAAGGTGGAATCTGGTTCGACTTAGCCATGTGGCAAATGTGGCAAATGTAGGCCTAAACAAACATGCATTTCAGATGTCTGGCTGTAAAAACCAGATAAAAAGAAACGGCTATATGAGGAAATAATTTGCTCATAAAATTCATAGATCTTCATACTTGAGTGTTATTCCTTCAAGTGTTTTATGGCTCCCTCTTAAgataatgaaacagaaataaaatcccATGGGCAAAAGATCCaagttttatttacagtcattCACATCAGTGTGATTTCTTTTGATGAGATTTGGTCATTTATTGTCAAATGTACCTGTTTATCTGTCTAACCTCACACGCTCAATTTGAAGTGCACAAAGAACAGCAAATCCTTTATTCTCAGCAGAGATTTTTTGCATTTGAATACCTTTGTGGTATGAAAACCATATCATTAAGGACACCACAGAAATAGAGGAGGCATCAGATTCCATTACCATGTACAACTGCTTAcctcttgacttttttttttttttccagaatatGCAGGATGTGCACAGACCAGTGTTAAAATCAACCcccagccactgcaaacggcCCAATTGCCTTGTGATTAACGCACAATAAAAGAATGTGATGGCTTAaagaagcagcaggaaaagctgccCAGTGAAAGATGGGTGTATGGCGCACTCTATAATTAAGCCAGTCTGCACTTGATGAAAGTAGATCACACTGGCGGGCCACAGCTTCACAGCCAGTTTGTTTTTACGACATAATTACAGTCCAAATCAAATGAGAAGATTTAATATTGCACCACGACAAGCATGTGTCCAATGTCAACAATGACACTGACCCCCCTGAGgcaaggtgtgtatgtgtgtgagtgtgtgtgtgtgtgtgttgggggggagggggtggggcaGGTCGGGCGTCAGGAAGCCGACAGCAGAGAAGCTTCCCCACCGCGGGAGCTATCTACCTGTGTCTGGGCCCACCTGGGAGGTCTGACACCAATGGAATTACACTGACAGTGGGACAGGGggtaggagagagagaaaagagcttgtctctgaaataaaaggaggggggggggggggggggggcaggcttAAATATGCAGACAGTGAGGGTGTGGCAGGAGCACAAAGATAAACAAACGTCTTGCTTGACTGTTTCTCCATGGCGAGGTGACGGCCAGTGTTTAGGAGAGCTTGTGCAGTCATGGCCCACTGAGTTGTTTTAGTGATAAAAACAGGATCCGTCGAAGGGAAATCAGCGTTAAAGTGGATCACATCAGGTGTCTCCACAGTCACATCCTTTCACACATTGTTTGGGCTGCAggagaggttaaaaaaatatagGAAACTATAATGTCTAATTGTCGAACAATAGATTCTAGTTTTCCTATAGTTAAGGAATTCTGATTACATGGGAAGCAATTATAGCAACCCAAAgttgtcatttctgttttgagATGAGTGCCATTTTGATACTTGACAACATGGTTGGGTCGTAAACGACCAAAACCTCCCACTGAGTggcttcagtgtttttcctccctctgaaAAAGTCTGCATTTCCTGTCCTTTAGTTACACGCTCGACATGACCACAAAGCCTTTGTTCCTCTGGGTCAGATTCTCCCCGAAGAGAGAATCTTCCCAAGTCACAGCTGTTGAGTGACCACGCTCGACCACACCGCTTTCTGTCTCCTGACCACCCTTCAAAATTGctcttcctgctctccctccatccattcCTCCCTCCACCCTTCCCCTACTTCTCAGCCTCTTTCCaccccttttttccccccatgttCCCAAGAGCAGCCAGCTGGGCTGGATTTACTCTGGTCGCTGTGTCGCAGGGCGAAGCCTGGTCTGCTCATTGGGCGGGCAGCGTCATTTGACTAGGTACTGGTCAGGGCCGGTAGATTAGTAACTGGATATCTACAGAGAGGCCAGTGGGGCCTGAGCCCTGTGATCCAGTAGAAAGAAGGGTCTCTGCGGTGGACTTGTGGTTCTATGTGGCCCAGGGCTTGAACCGCAATCCCTGCTGACACCCTGTTCCCCGAGGACGTGGTTTTACTCCAAACCATGATTTCCCATCTCCCGCTCCGCGActctctgtctgtgactgt
This genomic stretch from Toxotes jaculatrix isolate fToxJac2 chromosome 19, fToxJac2.pri, whole genome shotgun sequence harbors:
- the LOC121199774 gene encoding translation initiation factor IF-2-like isoform X2, with the protein product MMAAWASSGALLLVLLTGASYSYPAKKGFDPSSSSGSSYGANPASAGSSYEVPSSGFAVSGSGAVSGTALRPVRSGASQPSARRGPAAASYSAHSVGSAQPSSFQPASTRDIDWLVAPPGPFSGEGTSPRPSARRIDSSNPAPELLGPSNVSPPIFSPEYQAGELLHEENSFEFGYYDSETEDQGFQPSPPGVHAVNAEFSSELAPSSPGSASIPYPGPYPYPYPYPYPYPYDYMFLTGQYPPGTVTHLSSSFEQGGDYWQDTHYIRDYFPAYPDTQVVENFPTEFAAPPSVKQASQPVKRPSQPVKQSSRAPGLPGLI
- the LOC121199774 gene encoding leucine-rich repeat extensin-like protein 5 isoform X1; this translates as MMAAWASSGALLLVLLTGASYSYPAKKGFDPSSSSGSSYGANPASAGSSYEVPSSGFAVSGSGAVSGTALRPVRSGASQPSARRGPAAASYSAHSVGSAQPSSFQPASTRDIDWLVAPPGPFSGEGTSPRPSARRIDSSNPAPELLGPSNVSPPIFSPEYQAGELLHEENSFEFGYYDSETEDQGFQPSPPGVHAVNAEFSSELAPSSPGSASIPYPGPYPYPYPYPYPYPYDYMFLTGQYPPGTVTHLSSSFEQGGDYWQDTHYIRDYFPAYPDTQVVENFPTEFAAPPSVKQASQPVKRPSQPVKQSSRAPGLPGGYSMRKA
- the LOC121199774 gene encoding uncharacterized protein LOC121199774 isoform X3, which translates into the protein MMAAWASSGALLLVLLTGASYSYPAKKGFDPSSSSGSSYGANPASAGSSYEVPSSGFAVSGSGAVSGTALRPVRSGASQPSARRGPAAASYSAHSVGSAQPSSFQPASTRDIDWLVAPPGPFSGEGTSPRPSARRIDSSNPAPELLGPSNYPPGTVTHLSSSFEQGGDYWQDTHYIRDYFPAYPDTQVVENFPTEFAAPPSVKQASQPVKRPSQPVKQSSRAPGLPGGYSMRKA